A stretch of the Gimesia sp. genome encodes the following:
- a CDS encoding class I SAM-dependent methyltransferase, producing MTRLTDQAHARISDILRAGETAIDATAGNGHDTSFLCQTVGPTGHVYAIDIQESALEQTAAQLAEVNCFHCELICCDHSLLAEIVPTEHRGATGAIMFNLGYLPGGDHSLITQEATSVQALEAAIDYLRPGGILTILAYPGHPGGEMETSAIMEWMNQLPASEFITETILARSSAPTAPRLLIVTRQES from the coding sequence ATGACACGTTTAACTGACCAGGCACACGCACGCATCTCTGATATTCTCCGCGCCGGTGAAACCGCCATCGACGCCACTGCGGGGAACGGGCACGACACCTCTTTTCTCTGTCAGACCGTTGGTCCCACGGGGCACGTGTATGCGATCGACATTCAAGAGTCGGCTCTGGAGCAGACAGCCGCACAACTCGCGGAGGTGAACTGCTTTCATTGTGAGCTCATCTGCTGTGATCACAGTCTTCTGGCAGAGATCGTTCCCACCGAGCATCGGGGCGCAACAGGGGCGATCATGTTTAACCTGGGCTACCTGCCCGGGGGAGATCACAGCCTGATTACGCAGGAGGCGACCTCTGTGCAAGCGCTGGAGGCGGCGATCGATTACCTGCGTCCCGGAGGAATTCTGACGATCCTCGCTTATCCGGGACATCCAGGCGGCGAAATGGAAACCAGCGCGATTATGGAATGGATGAACCAGTTGCCTGCCAGCGAATTCATAACGGAAACAATCCTGGCGCGTTCGTCTGCGCCCACCGCACCGCGTCTGTTGATTGTCACCAGGCAGGAATCCTGA
- a CDS encoding phosphatidylglycerophosphatase A: protein MRNFKNVTILFLARGLGTGLAPKAPGTFGSLLGPVLVLGLFWLELSLPVYLVVSLLIFLLGVYLCEQGSRLLGKEDPGEIVIDEIGAFTVVMLPVFHRPLSADFLWVSLIAFLWFRLYDIWKPWPVRYFDRIHGGWGIMADDYVAAIYAAICLYVTLILLGWF, encoded by the coding sequence ATGAGAAATTTCAAAAACGTTACGATTTTGTTCCTCGCACGGGGACTGGGTACAGGGCTGGCTCCCAAAGCTCCCGGAACATTCGGAAGTCTGCTGGGCCCGGTTCTGGTTCTGGGACTGTTCTGGCTGGAATTGTCACTACCCGTCTATCTGGTGGTCTCTCTGCTGATTTTCCTGCTCGGCGTCTATCTCTGTGAGCAGGGTTCGCGGCTTTTAGGGAAAGAAGATCCGGGAGAGATTGTCATCGATGAGATCGGGGCCTTCACCGTGGTTATGCTGCCTGTCTTTCACCGACCGTTATCTGCTGACTTTCTCTGGGTTTCCCTGATTGCCTTTCTCTGGTTCCGTCTGTATGACATCTGGAAGCCCTGGCCGGTTCGATATTTTGACCGCATCCACGGCGGCTGGGGAATCATGGCCGACGATTATGTCGCAGCCATCTACGCCGCGATTTGCCTTTACGTCACATTAATTCTTTTGGGGTGGTTTTAG
- a CDS encoding HU family DNA-binding protein yields the protein MTKKEIVKVISEEIGLTQLKTKEIVQKTFDAIVDTLVTDKRIELRNFGVFEVKKRAARKARNPRTGERVDVEEKYVVTFKPGKEMEKRVRDLEEEAAKLKAAAASQPPVSSPPAAAAPPQQTPPPPSAPPSPGTTPGSPQVGSYNNSYPSGTQHTP from the coding sequence GTGACGAAAAAAGAGATTGTCAAAGTGATTTCGGAAGAGATTGGTCTGACACAACTCAAGACAAAAGAGATTGTGCAAAAAACGTTCGATGCGATTGTCGATACACTCGTCACCGACAAACGAATTGAGCTCCGCAATTTTGGCGTTTTCGAAGTCAAAAAGCGGGCGGCCCGTAAAGCCAGAAATCCAAGAACAGGCGAACGCGTCGACGTGGAGGAGAAGTACGTCGTCACATTCAAGCCTGGTAAGGAAATGGAAAAACGTGTACGCGACCTGGAAGAAGAAGCAGCCAAGCTCAAAGCGGCCGCTGCCTCCCAACCACCGGTGAGCAGTCCACCTGCGGCAGCAGCACCTCCGCAGCAGACTCCTCCACCACCGTCGGCACCACCCAGTCCCGGTACGACACCAGGGTCCCCTCAAGTAGGAAGCTATAACAATTCCTACCCGTCGGGTACGCAGCATACACCTTAA
- a CDS encoding 2-isopropylmalate synthase, whose translation MSNDTVKIFDTTLRDGEQSPGCSMTTAEKLKVAKELVALGVDIIEAGFPIASPGDFDAVRKIATQFGDQTTICGLARCRKEDIDRAWEALKEAKNSRIHVFLATSSIHREHKLKMSKEQIIETAVEMVKRARDYCPDIEFSPEDAARTEKDFLCEVVERAIEAGASTVNIPDTVGYATPAHFHDVITTLKKNVSNIDQAIISTHCHNDLGLAVANSLAAVEAGARQIECTINGLGERAGNCALEEVVMALKTRADYYGVNTNINTKRLYPISHLVSTVTGMAVQRNKAIVGKNAFAHEAGIHQHGVLQERTTYEIMSPEDVGYVGTNLVLGKHSGRHAFRDRVQSLGHTLDDATFERIFNEFITLADKKKEIYDSDIVALIENQVSDAPEKWSIARFHTSAGTGTIATATIELADEDGKIHCDAATGDGPVDAVFRALERITGISAVLEQYHVGSVSSGKDAQGEVRVEVRINGEMFNGRSVSTDIIESSAKAYLQAINKAVGRGEN comes from the coding sequence ATGTCCAATGACACAGTAAAAATCTTTGACACCACCTTGAGAGACGGTGAACAGTCCCCCGGTTGCAGTATGACAACCGCTGAAAAGTTGAAAGTGGCCAAAGAGCTGGTCGCGCTGGGTGTCGATATCATTGAAGCCGGTTTTCCCATCGCTTCGCCCGGCGATTTCGATGCGGTCCGTAAGATTGCCACCCAGTTCGGCGATCAGACCACCATCTGCGGCCTCGCCCGCTGTCGTAAGGAAGACATTGACCGGGCCTGGGAAGCGTTGAAAGAAGCCAAAAACTCCCGGATCCACGTCTTTTTAGCCACCAGTTCGATTCATCGCGAACACAAGCTCAAGATGAGCAAGGAACAGATCATCGAAACCGCGGTGGAGATGGTCAAACGGGCCCGCGATTACTGTCCGGATATCGAATTCTCCCCGGAAGATGCCGCCCGGACCGAGAAAGACTTCCTCTGTGAAGTGGTCGAGCGAGCCATCGAAGCGGGCGCATCGACGGTAAACATTCCCGATACGGTCGGCTATGCGACTCCCGCGCATTTCCATGATGTGATCACCACGTTGAAGAAGAATGTCTCCAACATCGATCAGGCGATTATCAGCACCCACTGTCATAACGACCTGGGACTCGCCGTCGCCAACAGTCTGGCCGCAGTCGAAGCCGGCGCGCGACAGATCGAATGCACGATCAACGGCCTGGGTGAACGGGCCGGTAACTGTGCTCTCGAAGAAGTCGTCATGGCCTTGAAAACCCGTGCCGACTACTATGGCGTGAATACGAACATCAATACAAAACGCCTCTACCCCATCAGCCATCTCGTCTCCACCGTCACCGGCATGGCTGTCCAGCGGAACAAAGCGATTGTGGGCAAGAACGCTTTCGCTCACGAAGCGGGAATCCACCAGCATGGCGTGCTGCAGGAACGGACCACCTACGAAATCATGTCTCCCGAAGACGTGGGTTATGTGGGAACGAACCTCGTGCTCGGCAAACACAGCGGCCGGCACGCTTTCCGGGATCGTGTTCAATCGCTGGGACATACCCTCGATGACGCGACGTTCGAACGGATCTTTAACGAGTTCATCACTCTGGCCGATAAGAAGAAAGAGATCTACGACTCAGACATTGTCGCCCTGATCGAAAACCAGGTCTCCGATGCACCGGAAAAATGGTCCATCGCCCGTTTCCATACCTCCGCCGGCACCGGTACCATCGCGACGGCGACGATTGAGCTCGCTGACGAAGACGGTAAAATCCACTGTGATGCCGCTACCGGCGACGGTCCTGTCGATGCCGTATTCCGTGCATTGGAACGCATTACTGGCATCTCGGCGGTACTGGAACAGTATCACGTCGGCAGTGTTTCCAGCGGTAAAGACGCACAGGGCGAGGTACGTGTCGAAGTTCGCATTAACGGCGAGATGTTTAACGGGCGCAGCGTCAGCACCGATATCATCGAGTCCAGTGCGAAAGCATACCTGCAGGCGATCAACAAAGCCGTTGGTCGTGGGGAAAACTGA
- a CDS encoding YkgJ family cysteine cluster protein, which produces MSDQNSEQEPWYRDGLNFTCTQCGNCCTGAPGVVWVDDAEIKAIADLTGKSTGEIMLMHTRLYAGRRTLTEYANGDCTFFDPEKRGCTIYEARPVQCRTWPFWNSNLKDKASWDSLSPDCPGAGKGAFVSFEEIQKRSEQIDL; this is translated from the coding sequence ATGAGTGATCAGAATTCTGAACAGGAACCATGGTATCGCGATGGCCTGAATTTCACCTGTACACAATGTGGAAACTGTTGCACGGGTGCGCCGGGAGTGGTCTGGGTCGATGATGCAGAAATCAAAGCGATAGCAGACTTAACGGGAAAATCGACGGGAGAAATTATGTTAATGCATACTCGGCTTTACGCAGGTCGACGCACCTTAACGGAATATGCAAACGGGGATTGCACTTTCTTTGATCCCGAAAAACGTGGCTGCACAATTTATGAAGCACGTCCGGTGCAATGTCGCACCTGGCCTTTCTGGAATTCGAATCTGAAAGACAAAGCAAGTTGGGACTCTCTCTCTCCCGACTGCCCTGGTGCAGGTAAAGGTGCCTTCGTCAGCTTCGAAGAAATTCAAAAACGTTCTGAGCAAATCGACTTGTGA
- a CDS encoding NADPH-dependent assimilatory sulfite reductase hemoprotein subunit has product MTSPEGPKLSKLESLKEGSHQLRGTIAEELLNESDQFSGDSLQLLKHHGTYQQDDRDLRKAKNPDGTPKGKSYSCMIRTRVPGGKVTSDQFLAELDLCEKYGDGTVRLTTRQGFQLHGVIKGNLRDAIKGINETKLTTLAACGDVNRNVMACPAPYKNNQVFDAMQNMAYAIAEHLRPKTTAYFDLWITDEDGNKTNEAEFQPVEEPIYGKTYLPRKFKIGIALPEDNCVDIFTQDIGLLGIVESDEIVGYNFYVGGGMGVTPSKKDTYPALGKLLGFVPNDQVLAVAEAVVKVQRDFGNREDRKRARMKYLVDDLGIEKFREKVAEYFGSEIAAPRDVEVTGIDDHMGWHEQGDGKLFLGVNIENGRIKDDGDLRIKSGLRKILETYKLDARITAKQSVIFCDIDPADKQGIEQILADHGMKRAEELTLIRRFSMACPALPMCGLSITESERVMPDLITEFEEELARLDLQDERISVNMTGCPNGCARPYVPDIGLVGKAVGKYTVFLGGNSLGNRLAFIYDDLVPLNEVTSRLSPVLEFFKEERQPGEAFGDFCHRMGKETLQEKAGLAAK; this is encoded by the coding sequence ATGACATCCCCCGAAGGCCCCAAGCTTTCCAAGCTCGAATCTCTCAAAGAAGGCAGCCATCAGCTGCGCGGAACCATTGCTGAAGAACTGCTTAACGAAAGCGACCAGTTTTCCGGCGATTCGCTGCAACTCCTGAAGCATCACGGTACCTACCAGCAGGACGATCGTGACCTGAGAAAAGCCAAAAATCCGGATGGAACTCCCAAAGGCAAGTCATACAGCTGCATGATCCGAACCCGCGTGCCGGGTGGTAAGGTCACCTCAGATCAGTTCCTGGCCGAACTGGATCTGTGTGAAAAATACGGCGACGGAACCGTGCGTCTGACCACGCGCCAGGGCTTCCAGCTGCACGGCGTGATCAAAGGCAACCTGCGGGACGCCATCAAAGGGATCAACGAAACCAAACTGACCACCCTGGCCGCCTGTGGTGACGTGAACCGTAACGTGATGGCCTGCCCGGCTCCTTACAAGAACAACCAGGTCTTCGACGCAATGCAGAACATGGCGTATGCCATCGCAGAACACCTGCGTCCCAAAACAACGGCTTACTTCGATCTGTGGATTACCGACGAAGATGGCAACAAAACCAACGAAGCGGAATTCCAGCCGGTAGAAGAGCCGATTTACGGCAAGACCTACCTGCCCCGTAAGTTCAAGATCGGTATTGCTCTGCCGGAAGATAACTGCGTTGACATCTTCACCCAGGATATCGGCCTGCTGGGAATTGTCGAAAGCGATGAAATCGTCGGCTACAACTTCTACGTCGGCGGCGGAATGGGAGTCACTCCCAGTAAGAAAGACACCTATCCCGCTCTGGGCAAGCTGCTCGGCTTTGTGCCCAACGATCAGGTTCTGGCGGTCGCCGAAGCGGTCGTGAAAGTCCAGCGTGACTTCGGAAACCGGGAAGACCGGAAACGGGCCCGTATGAAGTATCTGGTGGACGATCTGGGAATCGAGAAATTCCGCGAAAAGGTTGCTGAGTACTTCGGTTCTGAAATCGCCGCTCCACGCGACGTGGAAGTGACCGGCATTGACGATCACATGGGCTGGCATGAGCAGGGGGATGGCAAGCTGTTCCTCGGCGTGAACATCGAAAACGGACGTATCAAAGACGATGGCGACCTGCGGATTAAGTCCGGCCTGCGGAAGATCCTCGAAACCTACAAACTGGACGCCCGGATCACTGCCAAGCAGAGTGTTATTTTCTGTGATATTGATCCCGCTGACAAGCAGGGGATCGAACAGATCCTGGCCGATCACGGCATGAAACGGGCTGAGGAACTGACCCTCATCCGTCGCTTCTCAATGGCCTGCCCGGCACTTCCCATGTGTGGCCTTTCGATTACAGAATCCGAACGGGTCATGCCTGATCTGATTACCGAATTCGAAGAAGAACTGGCCCGCCTGGATCTGCAGGATGAGCGGATTTCGGTCAACATGACCGGCTGCCCCAACGGCTGTGCCCGTCCTTATGTTCCGGATATCGGACTGGTCGGCAAAGCAGTGGGCAAGTATACGGTATTCCTGGGTGGAAACTCGCTGGGGAACCGACTGGCCTTCATTTATGATGATCTCGTTCCACTGAACGAAGTCACCAGTCGCCTGTCACCCGTGCTGGAATTCTTCAAAGAAGAACGTCAGCCCGGCGAAGCCTTTGGTGATTTCTGCCATCGGATGGGTAAAGAAACCCTGCAGGAAAAAGCGGGGCTGGCAGCCAAATAA
- the folD gene encoding bifunctional methylenetetrahydrofolate dehydrogenase/methenyltetrahydrofolate cyclohydrolase FolD, with amino-acid sequence MSAEIIDGKALAATFREQIAQEVAELKSATQVVPHLTAVLVGDDPASAVYVRNKQRACEKAGIESTLKRLPAETTEAELLTLVKELNADPGVHGILVQLPLPKHINETAILDVVNPLKDVDAFHPENVGLIVQGRPRYLPCTPYGIQQMILSTKMETAGKHAVILGRSEIVGKPMAMLLIQRGMGADATVTICHSRTQNLKEIVKSADIIIAAIGQPEFVTADMVKPGAIVIDVGINRVDDKLVGDVEFEGVKEVASAITPVPGGVGPMTIAMLLKNTLTAARILSGNASAK; translated from the coding sequence GTGTCAGCAGAAATTATTGACGGCAAAGCACTGGCGGCGACATTTCGGGAACAGATCGCACAGGAAGTCGCAGAGCTGAAATCAGCAACGCAGGTCGTCCCGCACCTCACAGCGGTACTGGTAGGCGATGATCCGGCCAGCGCCGTTTATGTCCGTAACAAGCAGCGGGCCTGTGAAAAAGCCGGTATCGAAAGCACCTTAAAACGGCTGCCTGCCGAAACCACCGAAGCAGAACTGCTGACCCTGGTCAAAGAGCTCAACGCCGATCCCGGTGTACACGGCATCCTGGTGCAGCTGCCGCTGCCGAAGCACATTAATGAGACGGCGATCCTGGATGTGGTGAACCCGCTCAAGGATGTGGACGCGTTTCACCCCGAAAATGTCGGACTGATCGTGCAGGGCCGTCCCCGTTACCTCCCCTGTACCCCTTATGGGATTCAGCAGATGATTCTCTCCACCAAAATGGAGACTGCAGGCAAACATGCGGTCATCCTGGGGCGGAGTGAAATCGTCGGGAAGCCGATGGCCATGCTGCTCATCCAGCGGGGCATGGGAGCTGATGCCACGGTGACGATCTGCCACAGCCGCACACAGAATCTGAAAGAGATCGTGAAGTCGGCAGATATTATCATTGCCGCCATCGGTCAGCCTGAATTCGTAACCGCCGATATGGTCAAGCCGGGGGCGATTGTCATTGATGTGGGCATCAACCGCGTGGATGATAAACTGGTGGGCGATGTGGAATTTGAGGGAGTCAAAGAGGTCGCGTCTGCGATTACCCCGGTTCCAGGGGGCGTCGGACCGATGACCATTGCCATGCTGCTGAAAAATACGCTGACCGCAGCCCGCATTCTGAGTGGCAACGCATCTGCAAAGTAA
- a CDS encoding molybdenum cofactor guanylyltransferase: protein MSNSNAELKVGGIVLCGGASSRMNYPKALLPLGQEVMLQRVVRIIGSCLSPLAVMASPDQRLPTLPADVPVYFDREPLEGPLAAIGQGLEALHGKCEAVFISGCDTPLIETAMIERLCSRLGNNQLAMVREGDRLHPLAAIYRVSLLETIQQLLSQGKRRPIDLVEQVDSVFLETTELQEFDPGLRSLRNINTRAQYQTLLNELEITDSTVLPFSD from the coding sequence ATGTCAAACTCAAACGCGGAATTGAAGGTCGGCGGAATCGTACTCTGTGGTGGTGCCAGTTCGCGGATGAATTATCCTAAAGCCCTGCTGCCTCTGGGCCAGGAAGTGATGCTGCAGCGCGTGGTGAGAATCATCGGCTCCTGTCTCAGTCCGCTAGCGGTGATGGCCTCCCCCGATCAACGGCTTCCGACACTGCCTGCCGATGTCCCCGTTTATTTCGATCGAGAGCCGCTGGAAGGGCCTCTCGCGGCGATTGGGCAGGGACTTGAAGCATTGCACGGGAAATGCGAAGCCGTGTTTATATCGGGCTGTGATACGCCTCTGATAGAGACTGCAATGATCGAACGCCTCTGCTCCCGACTGGGAAACAACCAACTGGCGATGGTTCGCGAAGGAGACCGCCTGCACCCGCTGGCGGCCATCTATCGCGTCTCGCTGCTCGAGACGATTCAACAACTGTTGTCACAGGGAAAACGACGCCCGATTGACCTCGTTGAGCAGGTGGATTCAGTCTTTCTGGAAACGACGGAACTGCAGGAATTTGATCCGGGTTTGCGGAGCCTGCGAAATATCAATACGCGTGCTCAGTACCAGACACTGCTCAACGAACTGGAAATCACGGATTCAACAGTACTTCCGTTTTCTGACTGA
- a CDS encoding dipeptidase codes for MNRLSLRSLFLHFLTPLLITGGLIPCPTQAEPPARKPVVLTDRARELHRQCLVVDGHNDLPWTMREKAASSFKQADIAQPQPRFHTDIPRLRQGNVGAQFWSAYVPAETSQERRAAHYTLEQIDLIHRMIKRYPDVFEMASTADDIERIHKSGKIASMIGVEGGHSIENSLSLLRVFYGLGVRYMTLTHSDTLDWADSATDTAKHDGLSPFGEEVVRTMNELGMLVDISHVSQATMDDVLRVSQAPIIASHSSARAVADHVRNVPDEILVKVKENGGVVMVNYFSGFVVPESARQMTEMFHVRRELKKKYPDETEFNREYNRWKSSHKMQPGTIHDVVDHIDHIAKIAGVEHVGIGSDFDGVSTLPAQLEDVSTYPLITQALLDRGYTDQQIKQIMGLNLLRVMREAEQVARRLQQQTKD; via the coding sequence ATGAACCGCCTGTCACTCCGAAGTCTTTTCCTGCATTTCCTGACTCCCCTGCTGATCACAGGTGGCCTGATTCCCTGCCCGACTCAAGCGGAGCCCCCTGCACGAAAACCTGTGGTCCTGACGGACCGGGCCCGTGAGTTGCATCGGCAATGTCTGGTGGTCGATGGTCACAACGACCTTCCCTGGACGATGCGGGAAAAAGCGGCTTCTTCCTTTAAACAGGCTGACATCGCTCAACCACAGCCTCGGTTTCATACCGATATCCCCCGGTTGCGTCAGGGAAATGTCGGAGCCCAGTTCTGGTCTGCTTATGTTCCTGCTGAGACCAGCCAGGAACGCAGGGCCGCTCATTACACCCTGGAACAGATCGACCTGATTCACCGGATGATCAAGCGTTATCCTGACGTATTCGAAATGGCATCCACGGCTGACGATATTGAACGGATACACAAATCGGGCAAGATCGCCTCCATGATCGGTGTCGAAGGGGGACACTCCATTGAAAACTCACTTTCATTGCTGCGGGTTTTCTACGGTCTGGGAGTCCGTTACATGACACTCACGCACTCAGATACGCTCGACTGGGCCGACTCTGCAACCGATACAGCCAAACATGACGGCCTTTCCCCGTTCGGCGAGGAGGTTGTCCGTACCATGAACGAACTGGGAATGCTGGTCGATATTTCCCACGTCTCGCAGGCAACTATGGATGATGTGCTGCGGGTCAGCCAGGCGCCCATCATCGCCTCGCATTCTTCAGCTCGAGCCGTTGCGGATCATGTGCGCAATGTACCCGATGAGATCCTGGTCAAAGTCAAAGAGAACGGCGGCGTGGTGATGGTCAACTATTTCTCCGGATTCGTCGTTCCGGAATCAGCCCGCCAGATGACAGAAATGTTCCACGTTCGCCGAGAACTGAAAAAGAAATATCCCGATGAAACAGAGTTCAATCGGGAATACAATCGCTGGAAGAGCAGCCACAAAATGCAGCCCGGCACTATTCATGATGTGGTCGATCACATAGACCACATTGCTAAAATCGCCGGAGTGGAACATGTGGGCATTGGTTCGGACTTTGACGGCGTCTCGACACTTCCCGCGCAACTGGAAGATGTCTCAACCTATCCCCTGATCACTCAGGCTCTGCTCGACCGGGGTTATACCGATCAGCAGATTAAACAGATCATGGGACTGAACCTCCTGCGGGTCATGCGGGAAGCCGAGCAGGTTGCCCGTCGTCTGCAACAGCAGACAAAAGACTGA
- a CDS encoding glycosyltransferase family 39 protein: MTSLQQQLQNSRSFWLVISILLLFQFCLGLYSAQKLSVTHDEYWHLPVGLLTWKTGRTDYDRLNPPLIRNWATLPLLFTSAQTGDPEHSSDPADYGDAFLKANPEDYHHYYVLGRVMILILAVASGLLLAVWARELFGPSAACLAVFLWSMSPNVLANAALGTQDLAIAGCFLATLYCGWKFALAGSWKWALITGAVLGLAQITKYTAILLVPLLIMQWFLLRVKNPEIKTETPAKVILGRWVALLLMCGLIMNAGYLFQGSFQSASTYQFQSSELKILNQLPAQLQSLPLPLPQDYLLGFDLQRHIMQQSHPTFLDLEWRLTGFRSYYIFTLLYKLPHGVQLLFLLSAWQWFQQRRTQLMSPRVLGMLLSPVVLLVGIASLSNNQLGLRYILPVIPFLFLLIAPLGEQLDLEKRKALALAVIVACVSLPFSLRYAPDHLAYFNEFSGGPENGSYHLIDSNIDWGQDFYRLIAYLEQHPTDNLGLAYFGTIPPSTLGTAYRIPPELQPQPGTYAISVSLLQGRPYSVRKEDGSRHNLGTDALGYFRFFEPKQRLGYSINVYELTPEDVYRWQNAVNQARMGLMPSN, from the coding sequence ATGACTTCACTGCAACAGCAACTCCAGAACTCCAGAAGCTTCTGGCTGGTCATCAGCATCCTGCTGCTGTTTCAATTCTGTCTCGGCCTGTATTCAGCACAAAAGCTGAGTGTCACGCACGACGAATACTGGCATCTGCCGGTCGGCCTGCTCACCTGGAAAACGGGACGGACCGACTACGATCGGCTGAACCCGCCCCTGATTCGCAACTGGGCGACTCTCCCCCTGTTATTCACGTCGGCCCAAACCGGCGATCCGGAGCACTCCTCCGATCCTGCCGATTACGGAGACGCGTTTCTCAAGGCGAATCCGGAAGATTATCACCACTATTACGTCCTCGGACGCGTGATGATTCTCATTCTGGCGGTGGCTTCGGGACTGCTACTGGCAGTCTGGGCCCGCGAACTGTTCGGTCCCTCTGCGGCCTGTCTGGCGGTTTTTCTGTGGAGTATGAGCCCCAACGTTCTGGCGAATGCCGCTCTGGGAACGCAGGACCTGGCGATCGCGGGCTGCTTCCTGGCAACCTTGTATTGCGGTTGGAAATTCGCGTTAGCGGGATCGTGGAAGTGGGCGCTGATTACCGGCGCCGTACTGGGGCTGGCCCAAATCACGAAATATACGGCCATTCTGCTCGTGCCTCTGTTGATCATGCAGTGGTTCCTGCTGCGAGTCAAAAACCCGGAAATCAAGACGGAGACTCCCGCGAAGGTCATACTCGGACGCTGGGTTGCCTTGCTGCTCATGTGCGGTCTGATCATGAACGCCGGCTACCTGTTTCAGGGCAGCTTTCAGTCCGCCAGCACGTATCAGTTTCAGAGCTCGGAATTGAAAATTCTGAACCAGTTGCCTGCCCAGTTGCAGAGCCTCCCCCTGCCGCTGCCGCAGGATTACCTCCTCGGTTTTGACCTGCAGCGGCATATCATGCAGCAGTCACACCCCACGTTTCTGGATCTGGAATGGCGGCTTACCGGCTTTCGCAGCTATTACATTTTTACCCTGCTGTATAAACTTCCCCACGGTGTCCAGTTGCTGTTCCTTCTGTCAGCCTGGCAGTGGTTTCAACAACGGCGCACGCAGCTCATGTCTCCCCGGGTTCTGGGCATGCTGTTAAGCCCGGTTGTGCTGCTGGTCGGCATTGCCAGTCTGTCGAATAATCAGCTCGGTCTGCGGTACATCCTGCCGGTGATTCCCTTTCTGTTTCTGTTGATCGCCCCCCTGGGGGAACAGCTCGATCTGGAAAAAAGGAAGGCCCTGGCGCTGGCCGTGATCGTCGCCTGCGTGAGTCTCCCCTTCTCGCTCCGCTATGCACCGGATCACCTGGCATACTTCAACGAGTTCTCCGGCGGTCCCGAAAATGGCAGCTATCACCTCATCGATTCCAACATCGACTGGGGACAGGATTTCTATCGCCTCATAGCGTATCTGGAACAGCATCCGACAGACAATCTGGGACTGGCGTATTTCGGCACGATTCCCCCTTCCACTTTGGGAACTGCCTACCGGATCCCGCCGGAACTGCAGCCGCAACCAGGAACGTATGCGATCAGTGTCAGCCTGCTGCAGGGGCGCCCCTATTCGGTGCGTAAAGAGGATGGCAGCCGGCACAATCTCGGTACCGATGCCCTCGGCTATTTTCGCTTTTTTGAACCCAAACAACGGCTGGGATACTCAATCAACGTATATGAGCTGACACCCGAAGACGTTTACCGCTGGCAGAATGCAGTCAACCAGGCGCGCATGGGGCTCATGCCCTCCAATTAA
- a CDS encoding DUF2007 domain-containing protein yields MSDSLETVYSTTNVMEAEFIKMTLEGEGIRCLLENENQAAMTGIFEIKVDVVSSNVDRARQIIDEIRESSQSHEDSSEEE; encoded by the coding sequence ATGAGTGATAGTCTGGAAACTGTCTATTCAACGACGAATGTGATGGAAGCGGAATTCATCAAGATGACGCTGGAAGGGGAAGGCATTCGCTGTCTGCTCGAGAATGAAAATCAGGCCGCGATGACCGGTATTTTTGAGATCAAAGTCGATGTGGTCTCTTCGAACGTAGATCGGGCCCGCCAGATCATTGACGAAATCCGTGAGTCTTCGCAATCGCACGAGGATTCCTCTGAAGAGGAATAA